The proteins below come from a single Eubacterium limosum genomic window:
- a CDS encoding demethoxyubiquinone hydroxylase family protein, which yields MPAFGDPFAGNVERKMTKKELAQAIRLDLAGELEAIYLYDAHVQATDNVVAKKVLADIRDEEKAHIGELTTLMRYLDPEEAKLFEDGAEEVHEMMEDLGIATGSSDAQSPEGATIGSLIE from the coding sequence ATGCCAGCATTTGGAGATCCGTTTGCAGGAAACGTAGAAAGAAAAATGACCAAGAAGGAATTGGCACAGGCCATCCGTCTTGATCTCGCAGGAGAACTGGAAGCCATTTATTTATATGACGCCCATGTACAGGCAACCGACAATGTCGTTGCCAAGAAAGTACTGGCCGATATTCGCGACGAAGAAAAAGCCCACATTGGAGAATTAACCACTCTGATGCGTTACTTAGACCCTGAAGAAGCAAAGCTTTTTGAAGATGGTGCCGAAGAAGTACATGAAATGATGGAAGATTTAGGCATCGCAACTGGAAGCAGCGACGCTCAGTCCCCTGAAGGTGCTACCATCGGCAGTCTCATTGAGTAG
- a CDS encoding family 1 encapsulin nanocompartment shell protein, whose translation MDYLARTTAPFGDDLWEQIDSTVVEAAKKCIVGRRFLPLYGPLGAGIQGVNVDAQTKEEEFEDDFVRTTGRKFIELPQLYADFMILWRDLEASQRMGTPIDLSAVARAAQALAKAEDKMIFFGNKALGLEGLLNAQGVTTMKREDWGTGENAFSNIAAAAALLDEKGIIGRYSLAMGPDLYYQLQRIQPGTGMMEIDRIRELLGGRVFKSNTLAGKALLVCSEAQYMDLAVGQDMAASYLELVDLNHHFRILETVALRVKNGEAIVVFE comes from the coding sequence ATGGATTATTTAGCAAGAACGACTGCTCCCTTCGGCGATGACCTTTGGGAACAGATTGACAGCACCGTAGTGGAAGCCGCCAAGAAATGTATTGTCGGCCGCCGCTTTTTGCCTCTTTACGGCCCTTTAGGCGCCGGAATCCAGGGCGTTAATGTTGATGCCCAGACAAAAGAAGAAGAATTTGAAGATGACTTTGTGCGCACTACCGGCAGAAAATTTATTGAACTGCCGCAGCTCTACGCCGATTTTATGATTTTATGGCGCGATCTGGAAGCCAGCCAGAGAATGGGTACTCCCATTGATCTGTCCGCTGTCGCCAGAGCCGCACAGGCTTTAGCTAAAGCTGAAGATAAAATGATCTTTTTTGGCAATAAAGCCTTAGGTCTCGAAGGTCTTTTAAACGCCCAGGGCGTTACCACAATGAAGCGTGAAGACTGGGGCACCGGCGAAAATGCCTTTTCAAACATTGCTGCCGCTGCTGCCCTTTTAGACGAAAAAGGCATCATCGGCCGTTATTCTCTGGCTATGGGTCCAGACCTGTACTACCAGCTGCAGCGTATCCAGCCAGGTACCGGAATGATGGAAATTGACCGTATTCGCGAGCTGTTAGGTGGACGTGTATTCAAGAGCAACACACTGGCAGGCAAAGCCCTTCTGGTCTGCTCCGAAGCACAGTACATGGATCTGGCCGTTGGCCAGGATATGGCAGCTTCCTATCTTGAGCTGGTTGACTTGAATCATCATTTCAGAATTCTCGAAACCGTTGCCCTCCGTGTTAAAAACGGAGAAGCCATTGTCGTTTTCGAATAA
- a CDS encoding ABC transporter ATP-binding protein: protein MEETKQISTGYLIKRFAPYFKKYRWVLALDLFCAALTTICELVLPLIVRFITDKGMNDMASLSVKLILYVGLFYLILRLIDAAANYFMANIGHVMGARIETDMRRDLFEHLQKLSFSYYSNTKVGQIMARITSDLFDVTEFAHHCPEEFFIAALKITVSFIILANVNVTLTLIIFAVIPIMLLCSIWFNKRMRRAFKMGRVVTGDINAQVEDSLLGVRVVKSFANEAIEEEKFNEGNAGFLNIKKMMYRYMAGFQTMTRLFDGVMYIVVVVAGSLFMIDGKITPGDLMAYLLYVTTLLTSIRRVVEFTEQFQRGMTGIERFIEIMDEPLEIVDTPGAKKLKNVKGDIRFDHVGFMYSDDHTEVLSNIDLHVEPGKNIALIGPSGSGKSTLCNLIPRFYDVTSGRILIDGQDIKDLTLHSLRSEIGMVQQEVYLFAGSVFENIAYGLPGADKDAVETAAKQAGAHDFIMGLPEGYDTYVGERGVKLSGGQKQRISIARVFLKNPPILILDEATSALDNESERIVQQSLEKLTVGRTTFTIAHRLTTIRNADIILVLTEDGIVEQGTHRELMSRGGIYHDLYQLYTEDSDLNEEF, encoded by the coding sequence ATGGAAGAGACAAAACAAATAAGCACAGGATACCTGATCAAGAGGTTTGCGCCCTATTTTAAGAAGTACCGATGGGTACTGGCGCTGGACCTTTTCTGCGCAGCGCTGACGACGATCTGTGAGCTGGTATTGCCGCTGATTGTGCGCTTTATTACCGACAAGGGTATGAATGACATGGCCAGCCTGTCCGTGAAGCTCATTCTTTACGTGGGGCTTTTTTATCTGATTTTGAGGCTGATTGACGCGGCTGCCAACTATTTCATGGCAAACATTGGCCATGTGATGGGCGCGAGGATCGAGACGGATATGCGGCGGGATTTGTTTGAGCATCTTCAAAAGCTCTCCTTTTCCTATTACAGCAATACAAAAGTGGGCCAGATTATGGCCAGGATTACCAGCGATTTGTTCGACGTGACAGAGTTTGCCCACCACTGTCCCGAAGAATTTTTTATCGCTGCCCTGAAAATCACCGTATCATTCATCATTTTAGCCAATGTGAATGTCACGCTCACCCTGATTATCTTTGCGGTCATTCCCATTATGCTGCTGTGCTCCATCTGGTTTAATAAACGGATGCGCCGGGCTTTTAAAATGGGCCGTGTGGTCACTGGCGATATCAACGCGCAGGTAGAGGACAGCCTGCTGGGGGTACGGGTCGTTAAATCCTTTGCCAACGAAGCCATTGAAGAAGAAAAGTTTAATGAGGGCAACGCAGGATTTCTGAACATTAAAAAAATGATGTACCGTTATATGGCCGGGTTTCAGACCATGACCCGTCTGTTTGACGGTGTTATGTATATTGTGGTCGTTGTTGCCGGCTCATTGTTTATGATTGACGGAAAGATCACGCCGGGTGACTTGATGGCTTACCTGCTCTACGTCACGACACTGCTCACCTCGATCCGCCGGGTCGTTGAGTTTACCGAGCAGTTTCAGCGGGGCATGACAGGTATCGAGCGTTTTATCGAAATTATGGACGAGCCTTTGGAAATTGTGGACACGCCGGGCGCCAAAAAGTTGAAAAATGTTAAAGGCGATATCCGATTTGACCATGTCGGTTTTATGTATTCCGATGATCATACCGAGGTGCTGTCCAACATTGACCTGCATGTGGAGCCGGGAAAAAACATTGCCCTGATCGGCCCCTCTGGCAGCGGCAAGAGTACGCTTTGTAACCTGATCCCCCGTTTTTACGATGTGACCTCTGGCCGGATTCTCATTGACGGGCAGGATATTAAGGATTTAACCCTGCATTCGCTGCGTTCTGAAATCGGCATGGTACAGCAGGAGGTCTACCTCTTTGCCGGCTCGGTCTTTGAGAATATTGCGTACGGTCTGCCCGGGGCGGACAAAGACGCGGTTGAGACGGCGGCAAAACAGGCGGGCGCCCACGATTTTATCATGGGCCTGCCAGAGGGCTACGATACCTATGTTGGTGAGCGTGGTGTTAAACTTTCCGGCGGTCAAAAACAGCGTATCAGCATCGCACGGGTCTTTTTAAAAAATCCGCCGATCCTGATTCTTGATGAGGCCACCTCAGCACTGGATAATGAAAGTGAGCGGATTGTGCAGCAATCCCTTGAGAAACTGACCGTCGGCCGTACCACCTTTACCATCGCCCACCGCCTGACCACCATTCGCAACGCCGATATTATTCTGGTGCTCACAGAGGATGGCATTGTAGAGCAGGGAACCCACAGGGAGCTGATGTCAAGGGGCGGTATTTATCACGACCTTTATCAGCTTTATACAGAAGACAGCGATCTTAATGAAGAATTTTAA